In the genome of Saccharomonospora viridis DSM 43017, one region contains:
- the tsaD gene encoding tRNA (adenosine(37)-N6)-threonylcarbamoyltransferase complex transferase subunit TsaD, with product MSSIVMGIESSCDETGVGLVRLRDDGGVELLADEVASSVEEHARFGGVVPEVASRAHLEAMVPTVRRAFDTAGLRMSDVDAIAVTAGPGLAGALLVGVSAAKAYAAALDVPLYGVNHLAGHIAVDTLQHGPLPTPSLALLVSGGHTQLLRVDDIACKITEIGSTVDDAAGEAYDKVARVLGLPYPGGPPIDRAAREGDPNAIAFPRGMTGPRDAPFDFSFSGLKTAVARWVEGAQARGENIPVADVAASFQEAVADVLTAKAVRAATELGIGTLVISGGVAANSRLASLAAERCADAGVELRVPRPRLCTDNGAMIAALGAHLVAAGCPPSPLDLSADPSLPVSTVCL from the coding sequence ATGTCGTCGATCGTCATGGGCATCGAGAGTTCGTGCGACGAGACGGGTGTCGGACTCGTGCGGTTGCGCGACGACGGTGGTGTCGAGCTGCTCGCCGACGAGGTCGCCAGCAGTGTGGAGGAGCACGCGCGGTTCGGGGGTGTGGTCCCGGAGGTCGCCAGCCGTGCCCACCTGGAGGCGATGGTGCCCACCGTGCGTCGGGCGTTCGACACGGCGGGGTTGCGGATGTCGGATGTGGACGCCATCGCGGTCACGGCGGGTCCCGGACTGGCGGGCGCGCTGCTGGTGGGTGTGTCGGCCGCGAAGGCCTACGCCGCCGCGCTCGACGTACCGCTGTACGGGGTGAATCACCTCGCCGGGCACATCGCTGTGGACACGTTGCAGCATGGCCCGTTGCCCACGCCGTCGCTGGCGTTGCTCGTGTCGGGTGGGCATACGCAGTTGCTGCGAGTCGACGACATCGCGTGCAAGATCACCGAAATCGGCTCCACAGTGGATGACGCGGCCGGGGAGGCCTACGACAAGGTGGCGCGGGTGCTGGGCCTGCCGTATCCGGGTGGTCCGCCCATCGACCGCGCGGCGCGTGAGGGCGATCCGAACGCCATCGCGTTTCCACGTGGCATGACCGGGCCTCGGGACGCGCCGTTCGACTTCTCGTTCTCCGGCTTGAAGACGGCGGTGGCCCGGTGGGTCGAGGGCGCGCAGGCTCGGGGCGAGAACATCCCGGTGGCGGATGTGGCGGCGTCGTTCCAGGAGGCGGTCGCGGACGTGTTGACGGCCAAGGCGGTGCGGGCCGCGACCGAGCTGGGTATCGGCACGCTCGTCATCTCCGGTGGGGTGGCGGCGAATTCACGGCTGGCGAGCCTGGCGGCGGAACGCTGCGCGGACGCGGGTGTCGAGTTGCGTGTGCCGCGACCGAGGTTGTGCACGGACAACGGTGCGATGATCGCCGCGTTGGGAGCGCATCTCGTCGCCGCGGGTTGCCCACCGAGTCCGCTCGATCTGTCGGCGGATCCGTCGCTGCCGGTCAGCACCGTCTGCCTGTGA
- the rimI gene encoding ribosomal protein S18-alanine N-acetyltransferase has translation MRLEPLRHSHIDACVRIERLLFAGDSPWSHGAFRAELDAGGYYLAALDDQDRLVGYAGLAVVGRPGAWETAVHTIAVHPDHQGQGIGTALLRALLARADELQAPVVLEVRTDNDTAIALYERHGFEQVGLRRRYYQPSGADAYTMVRPARRTQEVAG, from the coding sequence GTGAGGCTCGAACCGCTGCGCCACAGTCACATCGACGCCTGTGTCCGGATCGAGCGGCTCCTGTTCGCCGGGGACAGCCCGTGGAGTCACGGTGCTTTCCGTGCCGAGCTCGACGCGGGCGGCTACTACCTCGCAGCGTTGGACGACCAGGACCGGCTCGTGGGTTACGCCGGTTTAGCCGTGGTGGGCAGGCCCGGTGCTTGGGAGACGGCCGTGCATACGATCGCCGTCCATCCGGACCACCAGGGCCAGGGGATCGGCACCGCGCTGTTGCGCGCTCTGCTGGCGCGTGCGGACGAGCTGCAGGCGCCGGTGGTGTTGGAGGTCCGTACCGACAACGACACCGCCATCGCGTTGTACGAGCGGCACGGGTTCGAGCAGGTCGGGTTGCGGCGGCGTTATTACCAGCCTTCGGGCGCCGACGCTTACACGATGGTGCGGCCCGCGCGCCGCACGCAGGAGGTCGCAGGCTGA
- the tsaE gene encoding tRNA (adenosine(37)-N6)-threonylcarbamoyltransferase complex ATPase subunit type 1 TsaE, translating to MRQVSAELPTPDDAMRFGRALGELLRPGDLVLLSGPLGAGKTTMTRGIAEGMGVSGRVSSPTFVLARVHPAGESGVPLVHVDAYRLGGDLAQLEDLDLDTELDRAALVVEWGEGMAEQLSEDYLVVRLDRRPDDVRVVTLEPHGAWVTRLAEARLAG from the coding sequence GTGAGGCAGGTGAGTGCCGAACTACCGACCCCCGACGACGCCATGCGTTTCGGGCGGGCGTTGGGTGAGCTGCTCAGGCCGGGCGATCTGGTGTTGTTGTCCGGGCCGTTGGGCGCGGGGAAGACGACCATGACGCGGGGGATCGCCGAGGGCATGGGGGTGTCCGGGCGGGTCAGTTCGCCGACGTTCGTGCTCGCGCGGGTGCACCCGGCAGGTGAGTCAGGGGTGCCGCTGGTGCATGTCGACGCCTATCGGCTGGGCGGTGACCTGGCCCAGTTGGAGGACCTCGACCTCGACACGGAACTCGACCGGGCCGCCCTCGTGGTCGAGTGGGGCGAGGGTATGGCGGAGCAGTTGTCGGAGGACTACCTCGTCGTCCGTCTCGACCGCCGCCCCGATGACGTCCGCGTGGTCACGCTGGAACCCCACGGCGCGTGGGTCACCCGGCTCGCCGAAGCACGTTTAGCGGGCTAA
- the groL gene encoding chaperonin GroEL (60 kDa chaperone family; promotes refolding of misfolded polypeptides especially under stressful conditions; forms two stacked rings of heptamers to form a barrel-shaped 14mer; ends can be capped by GroES; misfolded proteins enter the barrel where they are refolded when GroES binds), translating into MPKQINFDEVARRSLERGVNKLADAVKVTLGPSGRHVVLDKKFGGPTVTLDGVTVAREVELEDPFENLGAQLAKNVATQTNDVAGDGTTTATVLAQALVKVGLRNVAAGANPTALGRGIQAAADKVVELLKSRATPVKGRDNIAQVGTVTSRDPDIGAMLGEAVEKIGEDGVITVEESSTLATELDITEGVQFDKGFISAHFATNAEEQRAILEDAYVLLHREKISALADLLPLLEKVAEAKKPLLIIAEDVEGEALSTLVVNALRKTLTTVAVKAPFFGDRRKAFMDDLAVVTGAQVVSSEVGLKLSEVGLDVLGKARRIEVTKDTTTIVDGAGTKEDINARIAQIRQEIETTDSDWDREKLQERLAKLGGGVAVIRVGAATETELNERKHRIEDAVASTKAAVEEGIVPGGGSALAHIAKELDDLGYTGDEATGVRIVREALTAPLYWIATNSGHEGAVLVAKVQEREWGEGLNAATGEITDLLKAGIIDPVKVTRSAVANAASIASLVLTTESSVVEKPEEENEAGHGHAH; encoded by the coding sequence ATGCCTAAGCAGATTAACTTCGACGAGGTCGCTCGTCGGTCGCTCGAGCGCGGGGTGAACAAGCTCGCCGACGCGGTCAAGGTAACCCTCGGGCCGAGTGGCCGACACGTCGTGCTGGACAAGAAGTTCGGTGGCCCCACGGTCACCCTGGACGGTGTCACCGTAGCGCGCGAAGTTGAGCTGGAAGACCCGTTCGAGAACCTCGGCGCGCAGCTGGCCAAGAACGTCGCCACCCAGACCAACGACGTGGCCGGCGACGGCACCACGACGGCCACCGTGTTGGCGCAGGCGTTGGTGAAGGTCGGTCTGCGCAACGTGGCCGCGGGGGCCAACCCCACGGCGCTCGGCCGGGGTATCCAGGCGGCGGCCGACAAGGTCGTCGAGCTGCTCAAGTCCAGGGCCACCCCGGTCAAGGGCCGTGACAACATCGCCCAGGTCGGCACCGTCACGTCGCGTGACCCCGACATCGGCGCCATGTTGGGCGAGGCGGTGGAGAAGATCGGTGAGGACGGCGTCATCACGGTGGAGGAGTCGTCCACACTGGCCACCGAGCTCGACATCACCGAGGGTGTGCAGTTCGACAAGGGCTTCATCTCCGCCCACTTCGCCACCAACGCCGAGGAGCAGCGGGCGATCCTGGAGGACGCCTACGTGCTGCTGCACCGGGAGAAGATCTCGGCGCTGGCGGACCTGCTCCCGTTGCTGGAGAAGGTCGCGGAGGCCAAGAAGCCGCTGCTGATCATCGCGGAGGACGTCGAGGGCGAGGCCCTGTCCACCCTGGTGGTCAACGCGTTGCGCAAGACGCTCACCACGGTGGCGGTCAAGGCTCCGTTCTTCGGTGACCGGCGTAAGGCGTTCATGGACGACCTCGCCGTCGTGACGGGCGCCCAGGTGGTGTCCAGCGAGGTCGGCCTGAAGCTGTCCGAGGTGGGCCTGGACGTGCTGGGTAAGGCCCGGCGCATCGAGGTCACCAAGGACACCACCACGATCGTGGACGGTGCCGGCACCAAGGAGGACATCAACGCCCGGATCGCCCAGATCCGTCAGGAGATCGAGACCACCGACTCCGACTGGGACCGTGAGAAGCTGCAGGAGCGGTTGGCCAAGCTCGGCGGTGGTGTCGCGGTGATCCGTGTGGGCGCGGCGACCGAGACCGAGCTGAACGAGCGTAAGCACCGCATCGAGGACGCCGTGGCCTCCACCAAGGCCGCGGTCGAGGAGGGCATCGTGCCCGGCGGTGGTTCGGCGCTGGCCCACATCGCGAAGGAGCTGGACGATCTCGGCTACACCGGTGACGAGGCCACCGGCGTCAGGATCGTCCGGGAGGCCCTGACCGCGCCGCTGTACTGGATCGCCACCAACTCGGGCCACGAGGGCGCTGTGCTGGTGGCGAAGGTCCAGGAGCGGGAGTGGGGCGAAGGCCTCAACGCCGCTACGGGTGAGATCACCGACCTGCTCAAGGCCGGCATCATCGACCCGGTGAAGGTCACGCGCTCGGCGGTGGCCAACGCCGCGTCGATCGCCAGCCTCGTGCTGACCACGGAGAGCTCGGTGGTCGAGAAGCCGGAGGAGGAGAACGAGGCGGGCCACGGCCACGCTCACTGA
- the alr gene encoding alanine racemase produces MSLPRAEVVVDLEAIRHNVRLLASRAAASGAETMAVVKADGYGHGAVPVARAAVEAGATWLGVASLDEALALRNAGLTTRLMSWLDTPDVDFAPAVERDIDVSVSSTGELARAVDAAARVGRRARVHLKIDTGLSRNGCPAELWPTLVKAAAAEDGVEVVGMWSHLACADEPGHPATEAQAERFAAAYAVAREAGLSPLRHLANSAATLTRPDLHFDLVRPGIAVYGLNPVSQPEDLRPAMTFRSSVVLTKRIRAGESVSYGQTWTASADTTVALVPVGYADGVPRTLSGRLSVWLNGTRRPVVGRVCMDQLVVDCGDDEPELGAEVVLFGTGEGGMPTATEWAEKIGTIDYEIVTGMYRPRVRRRYVGTERDRS; encoded by the coding sequence ATGTCATTGCCTCGTGCTGAGGTCGTGGTGGATCTGGAGGCCATTCGCCACAACGTGCGGTTGCTCGCCTCCCGGGCGGCCGCGTCCGGAGCGGAGACGATGGCCGTCGTGAAGGCCGACGGTTACGGCCACGGTGCCGTGCCGGTCGCTCGGGCCGCCGTCGAGGCCGGTGCGACGTGGTTGGGCGTGGCTTCGTTGGACGAAGCGCTCGCTCTGCGGAACGCCGGCCTCACGACTCGACTGATGAGCTGGCTCGACACCCCGGACGTGGATTTCGCGCCGGCCGTGGAACGGGACATCGACGTTTCGGTCAGCTCCACCGGCGAGTTGGCGCGAGCGGTGGACGCGGCCGCGAGGGTGGGTCGTCGCGCCCGGGTGCACCTGAAGATCGACACCGGTCTGTCGCGGAACGGTTGTCCCGCTGAACTGTGGCCCACCCTGGTGAAGGCCGCCGCGGCGGAGGACGGGGTCGAGGTCGTGGGCATGTGGTCACACCTGGCCTGTGCCGACGAACCCGGCCACCCGGCCACCGAAGCCCAGGCCGAGCGGTTCGCCGCCGCCTACGCGGTAGCGCGGGAGGCGGGGTTGTCACCGCTGCGGCACCTGGCCAACTCCGCGGCCACGTTGACCCGGCCCGACCTGCACTTCGACCTCGTGCGGCCCGGTATCGCCGTCTACGGCCTCAACCCCGTGTCCCAGCCCGAGGACCTGCGGCCCGCGATGACGTTCCGGTCGAGTGTCGTGCTCACCAAACGCATCAGGGCGGGTGAGTCCGTGTCCTACGGGCAGACATGGACGGCGAGTGCCGATACCACGGTGGCGCTCGTGCCCGTGGGGTACGCCGATGGTGTTCCACGCACGTTGTCGGGGCGGCTGAGCGTGTGGTTGAACGGCACGCGGCGCCCCGTGGTCGGGCGGGTGTGCATGGACCAGCTCGTCGTCGACTGTGGTGACGACGAACCCGAGCTCGGCGCCGAGGTCGTGCTGTTCGGTACGGGTGAGGGTGGGATGCCGACGGCCACCGAGTGGGCCGAGAAGATCGGCACCATCGACTACGAGATCGTCACCGGCATGTACCGGCCGCGGGTCCGTCGGCGTTACGTCGGAACGGAGCGAGACCGTTCGTGA
- a CDS encoding alpha/beta fold hydrolase, protein MSYPGEGSTFDEPFAGSRTERTSTVAADDGTPLAVEEIEPRDGGEAELTVVGVHGFALSRRSWFVQRRDFAELARPRVRQVYYDHRGHGQSAPSDAAHSTIEQLAGDLHAVLRAVTPDGPVVLLGHSMGGMVIMELAQICPELFIERIRGVALIATAAGEIGAHGLPRSLLSKYNPLTRRVGELAEWRPGLVEFIRAAGGQLTKAAVRRLAFGSRDVDPRLVDFMIDMLRETPVRQLAHFVDTLGTHNRYAALAGLKYTDVVVIGGDADRLTPFVHAERIAAELPGARLVRVEGAGHMVHLEEPELVNRHLVDLVVRCGGGDGTRRRDE, encoded by the coding sequence ATGTCCTACCCCGGGGAGGGCTCGACGTTCGACGAACCGTTCGCCGGTTCCCGCACCGAGCGCACCTCCACCGTCGCCGCTGACGACGGCACGCCGCTGGCGGTGGAGGAGATCGAACCCCGAGACGGGGGTGAGGCCGAGCTCACCGTGGTGGGTGTGCACGGCTTCGCACTGTCGCGGCGCAGCTGGTTTGTCCAGCGACGGGACTTCGCCGAGCTGGCGCGACCACGGGTCAGACAGGTCTACTACGACCACAGGGGACACGGACAGTCGGCGCCGTCGGACGCCGCGCACAGCACCATCGAACAACTCGCCGGGGATCTGCACGCGGTGTTGCGGGCCGTCACGCCGGACGGTCCCGTGGTGCTGTTGGGGCATTCCATGGGCGGAATGGTGATCATGGAATTGGCGCAGATCTGCCCGGAACTGTTCATCGAACGGATTCGGGGAGTCGCGCTGATCGCCACGGCCGCGGGCGAGATCGGCGCCCACGGCTTGCCTCGTTCGCTGCTGTCGAAGTACAACCCGCTCACCCGGAGGGTGGGGGAGTTGGCCGAGTGGCGGCCGGGGCTCGTCGAGTTCATCCGCGCCGCCGGCGGCCAGTTGACGAAGGCCGCGGTCCGGCGGTTGGCGTTCGGCAGTCGCGACGTCGATCCACGCCTGGTCGACTTCATGATCGACATGCTGCGGGAGACGCCCGTGCGGCAATTGGCGCATTTCGTCGACACACTCGGCACCCACAACCGGTATGCGGCGCTGGCCGGGTTGAAGTACACCGATGTGGTGGTGATCGGCGGGGACGCCGACAGATTGACACCGTTCGTGCACGCCGAACGCATCGCCGCGGAACTGCCCGGGGCGCGGCTCGTGCGTGTGGAGGGTGCGGGGCACATGGTGCACCTGGAGGAGCCTGAACTGGTGAACCGGCACCTCGTCGACCTGGTGGTCCGGTGCGGTGGGGGCGATGGAACGAGACGGAGGGACGAGTGA
- a CDS encoding CatB-related O-acetyltransferase — protein sequence MPPEPTVVHPLPDHDRVVFLKPLVGSPKIVVGEYTYYDDPEHATEFETRNVLYSYGPERLVIGKYCAIASGTTFIMAGAEHPTMGVSTFPFTMFGGEWAARTMDIVTSMPSRGDTVVGNDVWFGYRATVLPGVRIGDGAIVAAGAVVTADVPPYTIVGGNPARPIRARFDDADVERLLRAAWWDWPVELVTEHARTIMSGTPADIARIAADHGLEKSL from the coding sequence TTGCCTCCTGAGCCCACTGTCGTCCATCCACTGCCGGACCACGACCGCGTGGTGTTCCTCAAACCGCTGGTGGGTTCCCCCAAGATCGTGGTGGGGGAGTACACCTACTACGACGATCCGGAACACGCGACCGAGTTCGAGACCCGCAACGTGCTCTACTCCTACGGTCCCGAACGACTCGTCATCGGCAAGTACTGCGCTATCGCCTCGGGCACGACGTTCATCATGGCCGGTGCGGAGCACCCGACGATGGGGGTGTCCACGTTCCCGTTCACGATGTTCGGCGGGGAGTGGGCGGCACGGACGATGGACATCGTCACCTCGATGCCGAGTCGGGGCGACACCGTCGTCGGCAACGACGTGTGGTTCGGCTATCGGGCCACCGTGTTGCCCGGTGTGCGGATCGGGGATGGCGCCATCGTCGCGGCCGGTGCCGTGGTGACGGCCGATGTCCCGCCTTACACGATCGTCGGCGGTAATCCGGCCAGGCCGATCCGGGCCCGCTTCGACGACGCCGACGTGGAGCGCCTACTCCGGGCCGCGTGGTGGGACTGGCCGGTCGAACTCGTCACCGAGCATGCTCGCACGATCATGAGTGGCACGCCGGCCGACATCGCCCGTATCGCGGCGGACCACGGCCTGGAGAAGTCCCTGTGA
- the tsaB gene encoding tRNA (adenosine(37)-N6)-threonylcarbamoyltransferase complex dimerization subunit type 1 TsaB, translating into MLVLAIDTATPAVTAGVVELEQQSTTVLAERVTQDARAHGELLTPHVLDAVSRSGITLRDLTAVVCGVGPGPFTGLRAGIVTAAALAHSLDIPAYPVCSLDAIAADSVAGPDSAGPFLVVTDARRKEVYWAAYDAAGRRTHGPDVAKPADLDSTVRRVEHAHPSPAGLVRVAAAAVLGGGKPGPLTPLYLRRPDAKVPGERKRVTTP; encoded by the coding sequence GTGCTTGTACTCGCCATCGACACCGCGACACCCGCGGTCACAGCCGGTGTTGTCGAGCTGGAACAGCAGTCGACCACCGTGCTCGCCGAGCGGGTCACTCAGGACGCACGCGCACACGGTGAGTTGCTCACGCCCCACGTGCTCGACGCGGTCAGCCGTTCGGGTATCACGTTGCGTGATCTCACCGCCGTGGTGTGTGGTGTCGGCCCCGGTCCGTTCACGGGGTTGCGCGCCGGCATCGTCACCGCCGCCGCCCTGGCGCACAGTCTCGACATCCCCGCCTATCCGGTGTGCAGTCTCGACGCCATCGCCGCCGATTCGGTCGCCGGACCCGATTCCGCGGGCCCGTTCCTCGTCGTCACCGACGCTCGGCGGAAAGAGGTGTACTGGGCGGCCTACGACGCCGCGGGACGTCGCACGCACGGACCCGATGTGGCCAAACCCGCGGACCTCGACTCGACGGTGCGGCGCGTCGAACACGCCCACCCGAGTCCTGCCGGCTTGGTTCGGGTGGCCGCGGCCGCGGTACTCGGTGGTGGGAAGCCCGGCCCGTTGACGCCGCTTTACCTGCGCAGGCCCGACGCCAAGGTCCCGGGAGAGCGGAAGCGGGTGACGACGCCGTGA
- the xylB gene encoding xylulokinase yields MTDNDVLVAGVDSSTQSTKVVVCDARTGAVVRSGRAEHPDATEVDPAEWWTAFTAATDGLLDGVSAIGVAGQQHGMVTVDEDGDVVRPALLWNDTRSAQAATDLVRELGGPQAWADAVGSVPVASFTVTKLRWLAEHEPDKADRVAKVMLPHDWLTWRLVGGEPVTDRGDASGTGYFSPAEGAYRTDILTRAFGGRAPELPRVLAPSEPAGRTSDGMLVSAGTGDNMAAALALGAGDGDVVVSLGTSGTVFGVSEIPAADPTGSVAGFADATGRFLPLACTLNAARVLTSTAQFLGVELSEFDRLALSAAPGAGGLTLLPYLDGERTPNLPDAAGSLFGLRRTNMTPENLARAAVEGMLCGLAAGLDAVREYGISVRRVLLIGGAAQSESVRAVAPIVLGVPVVIPQPREHVAVGAARQAAWALADTAEPPMWGTDIAVRLPEPSDDVAAEGERIRQRHAEVRRRVHDV; encoded by the coding sequence ATGACCGACAACGATGTGCTGGTGGCTGGGGTCGATTCGTCCACGCAGTCGACCAAAGTGGTGGTGTGCGACGCCCGAACGGGCGCGGTCGTGCGCAGCGGCCGCGCCGAACACCCGGACGCCACCGAGGTGGATCCCGCGGAGTGGTGGACGGCGTTCACGGCGGCCACGGACGGTTTGTTGGACGGTGTGTCCGCCATAGGTGTCGCGGGACAACAGCACGGCATGGTCACGGTGGACGAGGACGGCGACGTCGTCCGCCCGGCGTTGCTGTGGAACGACACGCGTTCCGCGCAGGCCGCCACTGACCTCGTGCGTGAACTCGGAGGACCGCAGGCGTGGGCGGACGCGGTCGGTTCGGTGCCCGTCGCCAGTTTCACGGTCACCAAACTGCGGTGGCTTGCCGAGCACGAGCCCGACAAGGCCGACAGGGTCGCGAAAGTCATGTTGCCGCATGACTGGCTGACCTGGCGTCTCGTGGGTGGGGAGCCGGTCACCGATCGTGGTGACGCCTCGGGCACGGGGTACTTCTCGCCCGCCGAAGGTGCTTACCGCACGGACATCCTCACTCGCGCCTTCGGCGGTCGTGCCCCCGAACTGCCTCGGGTGTTGGCGCCGTCGGAACCGGCGGGGCGCACTTCCGACGGCATGCTGGTGTCCGCTGGAACCGGCGACAACATGGCCGCCGCGCTCGCGCTGGGGGCGGGGGACGGTGACGTCGTCGTCTCGCTCGGTACGAGTGGCACGGTGTTCGGTGTGAGCGAGATCCCGGCCGCCGATCCCACCGGCAGCGTCGCGGGCTTCGCCGATGCCACCGGCCGGTTCCTGCCCTTGGCCTGCACTCTGAACGCCGCGAGGGTGCTGACCTCCACCGCCCAGTTCCTGGGGGTCGAGCTGTCGGAATTCGACCGGCTCGCGCTCAGTGCCGCTCCGGGCGCCGGTGGGTTGACACTGCTGCCCTATCTCGACGGGGAACGCACCCCCAACCTGCCCGACGCGGCCGGGTCCCTGTTCGGGTTGCGTCGTACGAACATGACTCCCGAGAACCTCGCCCGGGCCGCTGTCGAGGGGATGCTGTGCGGACTCGCCGCCGGGCTCGACGCGGTACGCGAGTACGGCATCTCCGTTCGCCGGGTGCTCCTCATCGGGGGTGCCGCGCAGTCCGAGAGTGTGCGTGCGGTGGCGCCGATCGTGCTTGGCGTTCCGGTCGTCATTCCACAGCCGCGCGAGCATGTGGCCGTCGGCGCCGCACGTCAGGCCGCGTGGGCGCTCGCGGACACGGCGGAACCCCCGATGTGGGGGACGGACATCGCGGTGCGGCTGCCCGAACCCTCTGACGACGTCGCCGCCGAGGGAGAGCGCATCCGACAGCGGCATGCCGAAGTGCGTCGGCGCGTACACGACGTCTGA
- a CDS encoding NAD(P)H-hydrate dehydratase: MRGVWTTEHVRSAEERLLAVTPEGALMRRAAYGVSVRAAKLLAEHTGRVVGTRAVLVVGAGNNGGDALWAGYFLRRRGVAVAAVLLRPEKAHPAGLAALRRAGGRVYSPETAAEVIDSADVVIDGVVGLSARGPLRPDAAAVFERVTAPVLAVDLPSGVDPDTGAVDGPAVRATCTVTFGAYKPVHVLNPQHCGDITLVDIGLSGELGEPDLLQLDAADVAAAWPLPKPEDNKYTQGVTGVAAGSSTYPGAAVLTAAAAVRATAGMVRYAGPVADVVRSHWPEVVATGSIFDAGRVQAWVVGPGIGTGRQSKEVLAEALGQGVPVCADADAITLIAEQPDVLDARDPDTPLLLTPHDGEFERLTGSAPGADRVGAAREAARRFRAVVLLKGHCTVIAAPDGRVLVNRPRGSWLATAGSGDVLAGMIGALLASGLDPWLAAGVAADVHARAGQIAAGGVPTSASGILAAIPDAVRQARSLTP; this comes from the coding sequence GTGCGCGGCGTGTGGACCACTGAGCATGTGCGCTCGGCCGAGGAGCGGTTGCTGGCGGTCACTCCCGAGGGAGCGCTGATGCGGCGCGCGGCGTACGGGGTGTCCGTGCGTGCCGCCAAGTTGTTGGCCGAGCACACCGGCCGAGTCGTGGGCACGCGTGCCGTGCTCGTCGTGGGTGCTGGCAACAACGGGGGAGACGCGCTGTGGGCGGGGTACTTCCTGCGTCGCCGCGGGGTTGCGGTGGCGGCTGTGTTGCTGCGACCGGAGAAGGCCCATCCCGCCGGGCTCGCGGCGTTGCGCCGTGCCGGTGGACGCGTGTACTCGCCCGAGACCGCTGCCGAGGTCATCGACAGCGCTGACGTGGTGATCGACGGGGTGGTCGGTCTTTCCGCGCGGGGGCCGCTGCGCCCCGACGCGGCCGCCGTGTTCGAGCGGGTGACGGCGCCTGTCCTCGCCGTCGACCTGCCGAGCGGAGTGGACCCCGACACCGGGGCGGTGGACGGACCCGCCGTGCGGGCGACGTGCACGGTGACGTTCGGTGCCTACAAGCCGGTGCATGTGTTGAACCCGCAGCATTGCGGGGACATCACGCTCGTGGACATCGGTCTGAGCGGTGAGCTGGGCGAGCCGGACCTGCTGCAACTCGACGCCGCCGATGTCGCCGCCGCGTGGCCGCTGCCGAAGCCGGAGGACAACAAGTACACGCAGGGCGTGACGGGGGTGGCCGCCGGTTCGTCGACGTACCCTGGCGCGGCCGTGTTGACGGCCGCGGCCGCCGTACGCGCCACGGCGGGCATGGTCCGGTACGCCGGGCCTGTGGCCGACGTCGTTCGGTCGCATTGGCCCGAGGTCGTGGCCACCGGTTCGATTTTCGACGCGGGCCGGGTGCAGGCGTGGGTGGTCGGCCCGGGTATCGGGACGGGACGGCAAAGCAAGGAGGTGCTCGCGGAGGCGCTCGGCCAGGGGGTCCCCGTGTGCGCGGACGCGGACGCGATCACGCTCATCGCGGAGCAGCCGGACGTGCTCGACGCCCGTGACCCGGACACACCGCTGCTGCTCACCCCGCACGACGGAGAGTTCGAGCGGCTCACGGGTTCGGCGCCAGGGGCCGACAGGGTGGGTGCGGCGCGTGAGGCGGCACGTCGTTTCCGTGCGGTCGTGTTGCTCAAGGGACATTGCACGGTGATCGCAGCCCCGGACGGTCGGGTGCTGGTGAACCGACCCAGGGGCTCGTGGCTGGCCACGGCCGGTTCCGGTGACGTGCTCGCGGGGATGATCGGTGCACTGTTGGCGTCGGGGCTCGACCCGTGGTTGGCCGCGGGTGTCGCCGCCGACGTGCACGCGCGAGCGGGGCAGATCGCGGCAGGTGGGGTACCGACGTCGGCGTCCGGGATCTTGGCCGCGATCCCGGACGCCGTCAGGCAGGCACGATCTCTGACACCCTGA
- the groES gene encoding co-chaperone GroES — protein MSVNIKPLEDRIVVQTSEAEETTASGLVIPDTAKEKPQEGKVLAVGPGRIDDKGNRIPLDVKVGDVVIYSKYGGTEVKYNGEEYLILSARDVLAVVN, from the coding sequence GTGAGCGTGAACATCAAGCCGCTCGAGGACAGGATTGTTGTCCAGACGAGCGAGGCCGAGGAGACGACGGCTTCCGGCCTCGTCATCCCCGACACTGCTAAGGAGAAGCCCCAGGAGGGCAAGGTTCTGGCCGTGGGCCCGGGCCGCATCGACGACAAGGGCAACCGCATCCCCCTGGATGTCAAGGTGGGCGACGTCGTTATCTACTCCAAGTACGGCGGCACCGAGGTCAAGTACAACGGTGAGGAGTACTTGATCCTGTCCGCCCGCGACGTGCTGGCTGTCGTCAACTGA